One genomic region from Pyxicephalus adspersus chromosome 1, UCB_Pads_2.0, whole genome shotgun sequence encodes:
- the ACVR1B gene encoding activin receptor type-1B — protein sequence MAELPAFLFVAINVLLFGGPSLTDALRCLCSSCIKTNYTCETDGACMVSIANIDGMKHQMRACISKNELVPAGKPFYCLSSEDIRNTECCYTDDCNSKDLLVPNGYSKEDPPSGWGPVELVAVIAGPMFFLGVIIIVVVLFHCHQRVYHNRQRLDLEDPSCEMYLAKDKTLPDLIYDLSTSGSGSGLPLFVQRTVARTIVLQEIIGKGRFGEVWRGKWRGGDVAVKIFSSREERSWFREAEIYQTVMLRHENILGFIAADNKDNGTWTQLWLVSDYHEHGSLFDFLNRYTVTIEGMIKLALSAASGLAHLHMEIVGTQGKPGIAHRDLKSKNILVKKNGVCAIADLGLAVRHDSLTDTIDIAPNQRVGTKRYMAPEVLDETINMKHFDSFKCADIYALGLVYWEIARRCSAGGFHEEYQLPYYDLVQSDPSIEEMRKVVCDQKLRPNIPNWWQSYEALRVMGKMMRECWYANGAARLTALRIKKTLSQLSIQEDVKI from the exons ATGGCGGAGCTGCCGGCCTTCCTCTTTGTCGCTATCAATGTCCTCTTGTTCGGCGGCCCCAGTCTGACAGACG caCTTAGGTGTCTGTGCTCTAGCTGCATCAAAACCAACTACACGTGTGAGACAGATGGAGCCTGTATGGTCTCAATCGCTAACATCGATGGAATGAAACATCAAATGCGAGCATGCATTTCCAAGAATGAACTGGTACCTGCAGGGAAACCTTTCTATTGTCTAAGTTCAGAAGATATCCGCAACACGGAATGCTGCTACACAGATGACTGCAACAGCAAAGACCTCCTTGTGCCAAATG gCTATTCTAAAGAGGATCCTCCATCAGGGTGGGGCCCGGTAGAACTTGTGGCTGTCATAGCTGGCCCAATGTTTTTCTTAGGTGTTATCATTATTGTGGTTGTCCTGTTCCACTGTCACCAGCGAGTGTATCACAACAGGCAGAGACTAGACCTGGAGGATCCATCATGTGAAATGTATCTGGCTAAAGATAAaactcttccagatttaatctaTGACCTGTCTACGTCCGGTTCTGGCTCAG GTCTACCGCTTTTTGTTCAGCGTACTGTAGCAAGGACAATTGTCCTACAGGAGATAATTGGAAAGGGTCGTTTTGGGGAAGTATGGCGTGGCAAGTGGAGAGGAGGAGATGTGGCCGTCAAGATATTCTCATCACGTGAGGAGAGGTCGTGGTTCAGAGAAGCAGAGATCTACCAGACTGTGATGCTGCGGCATGAGAATATTTTGGGATTTATTGCTGCAGATAACAAAG ACAATGGAACATGGACCCAGCTGTGGCTTGTCTCAGATTACCATGAACATGGCTCACTTTTTGACTTTCTGAACCGATACACAGTGACAATTGAGGGGATGATAAAGCTTGCCCTCTCAGCAGCCAGTGGTCTTGCTCATCTACATATGGAAATTGTTGGAACTCagg gaaagcCTGGAATTGCTCACAGGGACCTTAAGTCTAAAAATATCCTGGTGAAGAAGAATGGAGTGTGTGCAATTGCTGACTTAGGTCTTGCTGTGCGCCATGATTCTCTGACAGATACCATAGACATTGCTCCCAATCAGAGAGTGGGGACCAAACG atatatgGCTCCTGAGGTGTTAGATGAAACCATAAATATGAAACACTTCGACTCATTCAAGTGTGCTGACATTTATGCTCTGGGATTAGTTTACTGGGAAATTGCCCGTAGATGCAGTGCTGGAG GTTTTCACGAAGAATATCAGCTTCCATACTATGATTTGGTACAGTCAGATCCTTCCATTGAAGAAATGCGTAAAGTAGTATGTGACCAGAAGTTACGACCCAACATACCCAACTGGTGGCAAAGTTATGAA GCTCTTCGGGTGATGGGCAAGATGATGAGGGAGTGCTGGTACGCTAATGGAGCAGCTCGCTTGACAGCTCTTCGCATAAAGAAAACCCTGTCACAGCTAAGTATACAAGAAGATGTAAAGATCTGA